AAAACGGAAAGACCAAACTGATGGGTTTCTTTGTCGGCCAGATCATGCGTCAAACCAAAGGCCAGGCCAATCCGGACATGGTGAACAAGTTGATCCTGGAGAAGTTGCAATAACTTCAATCTCACGGTCTGACCCCCAAGCACTTCAAACATTCATAACTGAACCATTTGATCACATCATGCAGCCACATATCCAATTCAAACCCGAATCCAACGAACTTCACCTCCTGGATCAACGCCTGCTGCCGCGGACGGAAGAGTGGTTCGTCTGCCGAAACATGGACGACATTATCTTTGCCCTCAAGGAGATGGTCATCCGGGGGGCGCCGGCCATTGGCGTGACAGCGGCCTACGGGTGCTGCATCGCGGCGGGCAATGCCGATCCGTCCTCCTCCCATTGGGTCACGGATCTGGACCGCCAGTTGACGGAACTTGCCCAAGCTCGGCCTACGGCCGTCAATCTGCAGTGGGCCGTGAACTTGATGCGCGAAACCTGGAACGTCAGGCCGGACATCCAGCTTGGGGAGCTGCATCGGATGTGGATCGCGCAAGCCGAGGAACTGCATCGCCAGGACGACAAGATCAACCGGGAGATGGGTCGACATGGCGCGGCCCTGCTCCAGAACGGCGACACCGTGATGACCCATTGCAACGCCGGAGCCCTGGCCACTGGGGCCTATGGCACAGCCCTGGGCGTGATCCGCGCAGCCGTGGAATCCGGCAAACGTATTCACGTGCTGGCCAATGAAACCCGGCCGTTCTTGCAGGGCGCCCGATTGACCGCCTACGAACTGGCGCAGGATGAAATTCCGGTGACCGTTTGCTGCGACAATGCCGTGGGATTGCTCATGGCCAAAGGGATGGTTCAGGCCGTGGTTGTCGGCGCGGACCGGGTCGCGGCCAATGGCGACGCGGCCAACAAGATCGGGACGTACACCGTGGCCGTGTTGGCCAAACGCCACAACATCCCCTTTTACGTGGCCGTCCCCTTCTCGACCATCGACTTTGCAACGGCTTCGGGTGAGGATATCCCCATCGAGGAGCGGACTCCGCTCGAAGTGACCCACATCCAGGATCGTCAAATCACTCCTGACGAGGTGCCCGTGCTCAATTTTGCTTTTGACGTCACCCCAGCCGAACTGATCACCGCCTTGATAACGGAGAAAGGCGTGATCAAGCCCGGGGAGTTGAGGAATTTCAAATCTTAAAATCTGAAATCTCCATCAGAATCCGATTGGTTTGAAATCTCAAATCTGAAACTTGAAATTTTTTTTACCAACCAGCATCAACCACAGGATCCCGAATATCCATGTCCTATGAACTGCCCATTGTCGCCTTGATAGGCCGGCCCAACGTGGGCAAGTCGTCCTTGTTCAACCGCCTGTTGCGATCCTCCAAGGCGCTGACTCACGATTTACCCGGTGTTACCCGGGACAGAATCTACGGCGAAGTGAGACGAGGTGAAAAACCCCACGCTCTTGTGGACACGGGAGGCCTTGAGCCTGAATCCAATGAAGACATCAAGCAGGCTGTGCTCTCCCAGGCCCGAGAGGCCCTTCGCGAATCCTCGCTGGTGCTGATGGTCGTGGATGGTCGGGAAGGACTGACCACCCTTGACGAGCAG
This DNA window, taken from Desulfonatronum thiosulfatophilum, encodes the following:
- the mtnA gene encoding S-methyl-5-thioribose-1-phosphate isomerase, whose amino-acid sequence is MQPHIQFKPESNELHLLDQRLLPRTEEWFVCRNMDDIIFALKEMVIRGAPAIGVTAAYGCCIAAGNADPSSSHWVTDLDRQLTELAQARPTAVNLQWAVNLMRETWNVRPDIQLGELHRMWIAQAEELHRQDDKINREMGRHGAALLQNGDTVMTHCNAGALATGAYGTALGVIRAAVESGKRIHVLANETRPFLQGARLTAYELAQDEIPVTVCCDNAVGLLMAKGMVQAVVVGADRVAANGDAANKIGTYTVAVLAKRHNIPFYVAVPFSTIDFATASGEDIPIEERTPLEVTHIQDRQITPDEVPVLNFAFDVTPAELITALITEKGVIKPGELRNFKS